The genomic stretch CGCCGGAAAGCGGCTCATCACCATAACGTCGGGAGCCTCCGAAAATGCGAAGAGCGCGAGCACGCTCCTCGCTGCTGCCAACCTCGTGCTCCTCATGGGCGATGCTCCCGAGACGCTCCAGGTTCCTGCGGAGTTTTCGAATACGCTCGGCATGTGGATGGTCGGGGTGCGCCCCCTTGCAGGAGGAAAAAACGCCCAGGAGATGCTCTACAAGCCTGGCGCTGTAAGGGCGCTGTATATCATGGGCGAGAATCCCCTCGTCTCGTTCCCGGATGCGACCGCGGTGGAGCGGACCCTCAAGGGGCTCGACCTGCTGATCGTACAGGATATCTTCCTCACCGAGACGGCGAAGCTTGCCGACGTGGTGCTCCCTGCCTCGAGCTGGGGCGAGAAGGAAGGCAGCTTCATGAACGCTGCCGGAAGCATCCAGAAGATCGAGAAGCTCATCGCCGAGACCGGCCAGTCTACTGCGGACTGGAAGATCTTCAGAAATCTTGCCCGGCTCATGAACAAGGACCTCGGGCTGAAGGACCTCGCCGAGATCAGGTCCTCCATAACGGACCTCGTCATCTCGGGGCAGAAGGAGGAGGGGACCCCCGCGTTCAACCCCGTCTCCTACGAGGTGATGGAGATGGTGAGCGACCAGTACCCCATGTTCCTCGTCACCGCGAACGTCCTGCAGCATTCGGGAGCGCTCTCGGTCCTTTCGAAGAACCTCGATACCGTGGTGGCGGATGCCTATCTCCAGATCAATTCGAGGGATGCGCGGAAGTACCGGGTGAATGACGAGGGCTTCGTCAAGGTCGTCTCGAAGCGGGGCGAGGTCTTCCTGAAGGCGATGATCTCCGATGAGGTGCCTGAAGGGACCGTCTTTGCACCGATTCACTTCGCCCATGCGAAGATCAATACGCTGACCTATCCCTCGGCAAACGGGGGGTTGCCTCTCGTGCCGGTAAGGGTCGAAGCAGCCTGACACCGCTTCGCTTAATGACGGGCCCGGGGAGAGTGATACGCTCTCCCGGGGCCTTTCTTCTCCTCTTCCGTGTGCACCGGCCATAACCAAAAGTGATATAATACACAGATGTTCGGTCAGCGTGATTTCGATATTTTGAACAGCATAGATGACGGCGTCTACTATGTCGCTTCCGACAGGAAGATAGAGTACTGGAACAGGGGGGCGGAGGCCCTCACCGGCTACGCGCCCGGAGATGTCCGGAAGAAGCGCTGCGATGAAGCGATACGCTACGAGGATGAGGCAGGAAGCCCGATCCCGGCCTACGAATACCCTGCGGTCCTCTGCCTCCAATCAGGCAAGCCGGTAGTAAAGAATCTCGTCCTCGTGGGCAGGGATGACGAGAAGCGTTTTGTCGAGGAGCTCGCCTCCCCTGTGCTCAAGGGGGGGAAGGTGATCGGGGTCCTGTCGCTGCTGAGAGACAACGCACGGGTCTTCCCGGTCGTGGAGGCCCGTGTGAGGGACCAGCGGCGGGACCGTCTCATCCCTATCTGCGCCTGGTGCAAAAAGATCAGGACCGAAGAGGATACCTGGAACCAGATCGAGAAGTATCTTACCAACGAGGGCTTCGGTGTCTTCACGCACGGGGTCTGCCCCGACTGTGCGGATAAAATCTTCGAGAAGAAGATCTACCTCGAGAGCTACCAGAAGATCTGCAAGGCCATAAGCTCGAGCCTCTCCCTGAGCGAAGTGCTCAACCTGATCGTGACGAACGCCGTCAAGGTGATGAGCGTCAAGGCCTGCATGCTGAGACTCCTCAACAAAGAGACGCAGACGCTCGAAGTGGCCGCGCATCACGGCCTCAGCGAGAAGTACATCAAGAAAGGGCCGGTGGACTACGACCCGAGCATCTACGATGCGCTCGCCGGCAAGGCGGTCTCGATCTACGATATCAGCGCCGACCCCGAGGCGCGGTACCGCAGGGAGGCCGAAGAGGAAGGCATACGGAGCATTCTTTCGATCCCCGTAGCCTTCAAGAAAGAGGTGATCGGCGTACTGAGGATGTATACCGGCGAGCCGGTGAAGTACAAGTCTGAAGATATGAAGTTCATGACCGCGATAGCGGAGCAGGCGGCGATTGCGATCATGAACGCGCGGATGTTCGAGTCCACGGTGTCGCGGGCAAAGGAGTACCTGCGGGTATTCGAGGAGGTGACCAAGGCGGTGAGCTCCACGCTCGACCTCGATGAGGTGCTGCTCCTCATCGTGAGAAAGCTCCCCGAGGTCATGCACCTCAGGGCAGCGACGATACGGCTGCTCGATACGACCCGAAAGAAGCTGGAGCTGGCCGCAGCCCACGGCCTGAGCGATAAGTACCTTTCCCGCGGGCCGGTCGATACCGAGGAAAATGTGCGGGAGGCGCTCCAGACCAGGCCGGTCGCCATTTACGATGTGACTACCGATCCGGGAATACATTACCAGAAAGAGGCTCTCGAAGAAGGCATAAAGAGCATGCTGACGCTCCCCATTGTCGCCAAGGGAAGCGTTATCGGGGTGCTGCGCCTGCTCACCGATGCCCCGCGGCAGTTCAGCGAAGAGGACATCTCGTTTTCCGCCTCGCTGGCTGAAGTCTGCGGGACCGCCATCGAAAACGCGCGCATGTACGAGCAATTAAAAAGCCGTAATGCGTGATGCGTAACGGGTGATCAGGAAGAGACAGAAAGTCTCTCCTTGGTTTGTTACCGATTACGCGTTACGGATTACGTATCACGGATTGTATGGAAGGATACTTAAAGCGGAAGATACTCAAGAACAGCGGCAATGCCTTCGAGGAGAAGGAGGACCTCATCGCCCTCGAGCGGCGGCTGCGGGTCTCGGTCAACGGCAAGGAGGTGTTGAGCCTCTACTGTACGCCGCTCATGGTCAGGGAGCTGGTGGTCGGCATGTTCATGACCGAGGATATCATCAAAGGCGGCTGGTGCACCGAGCGGATGTCCATCGAATACGGCGAGGACGTGCTCGTCGATATCCCCGCAGAGGGCGAGGCCTCGATGGACGGGGCGGTGATCACCTCCGGCTGCATCGGCGGCATCACCTTTCCGAAGCGGCTGTCGCTGCAGAAGATCGAGGATACGTTCCGCGTCGCGCCGGAACGGCTCAAGGAGCTCTTCAGAAGGTTCCAGAACGCCTCGGAGCTCTACCAGATGACCGGGTGCATGCACAGCGCTGCGCTGAGCGACGGGCAGGAGATCTATTGTCTCGCCGAAGACATCGGCAGGCATAACGCGGTCGATAAGATCATCGGCTACGCGATTCTCGAGGGCATTCCCTTCGACGGAAAGATCATGCTCGCCAGCGGACGGCTCTCGTCGGAGATCGTCTCGAAGTGCGCCAAGTGGGGCATCCCCATGGTGGCGAGCAGGACCTCCCCGACGAGCCTCGCCGTGGATATCGCCGAGAAGAGCGGGGTCACGGTGGTCGGCTTCATACGGGCGGACCGCTTCAACATCTATACCCACCCGCAGCGGATCGCGCGGTGAATGAGGACGCGCACCCGTTCGGCGGTGATTCTCAGCGGACGCCCCTACAGCGAGGCGCGGCCTGAGGGGCCTTTTGTCAGGATCTGCATCATCACCTCCGGCATGGGAGAGCAGTTGATCGCATCGTCCGACGATATCAGGCCTTTGGTATAGAGCTCGTAGAGCGACTGGTTCATGGTCTGCATGCCCGAACGCCCCTGCGCCGCCTGCATCACCGAATAGATCTGGTGGAGCTTGTCTTCCCGTATCAGGCTCCTGACGGCAGGGGTCATGATGAGCACTTCCAGGGCGATCACCCGCCCGTTGCCGTCCATCCGTGATATCAACCGCTGGGAGATGATGCCTTCCAGGACCGACGAGAGCTGCACCCGCATCTGCTCCTGCTGATGGGGGGGGAAGACGTCGATGATCCGCTCGATGGTCTGGATCGCCGAATTGGTGTGGAGCGTCCCGAGGGTCAGATGCCCTGTCTCGGCTATGGTGATCGCCGCTTCGATGGTCTCGACATCGTGGAGCTCGCCGATGAAGACGATGTCGGGGTCCTGCCGCATGATGTTTTTCAGCGCGCATCTGAAGGAGGCCGTATCCGAGTTGACCTCCCGCTGGTTGATGATGCATTTCTTGTGGTTGTGGAGAAACTCTATCGGGTCCTCGATGGTGACGATGTGCGCCTCGCGTTCGGTGTTGATGAGGTCGATGATCGAGGCCATGGTGGTCGATTTGCCGGTCCCGGCAGGGCCGGTGACGAGCACGAGCCCCTGCGGTTTCCGCGAAAAGTCCTCGACCGTGTCGGGCAGGCCGAGCTCCCGGCAGGTCTTGATCTCGAACGGGATCGCCCTGAAGGCCCCTGCGACCGCTCCGCGCTGCCTGAAGATGTTGGCCCTGAAGCGGCTCAGCCCTTTGATGCCGAAGGAGAGGTCGAGCTCGCTGCTCTCCTCGAACTTCTGCTTCTGGAGGTCGGTCAGGATGCTGTAGCAGAGTGACTGCGTATCGTCCGGGGTGAGGGGCGGGCAGTCTTCGATCGGGACCAGCTTCTTCACGATCCGGAGCTTCGGCGGGCTGCCGGTGGTGACATGGAGGTCCGATGCGCCGCGGTCGATCATCAGCTTCAGGTATTCTTCAAGTTTGGCCATGCTCTCCTCTCTGGAAACTCTCAGCGGTTCTGTACCGAAATGGTGCGGGTATTATACTCTTTTGCGGGGTGTTTTGTACTCAGTCTTCGAAGGTGACCCTGAGGACCTCATCGATCGAGGTGACCCCCTCGAGCATCTTCTTTATGCCGCTCTGGCGGAGGGTCGACATGCCGAGCCGGACCGCCTCCCGTTTGACCTCTGCCGCCGAGGCGCCCTGGAGGATCAGCTCTTTCAATTCATCCTTGATCGGCATGATCTCGTAGAGCGCTATGCGGCCTTTGTACCCGGTATTGTTGCATTCGGCGCAGCCCATGCCGACGTAGCATTTGGCCTGGCCGATTATCTCGGGACTGACGCCCATCTTGAGCAGCACCGTATCGGAGATGCTCTGCTCCTCCTTGCAGCTCGGGCATATTTTCCGTGCGAGCCTCTGGGCGACGACGAGGATGACCGACGAGGAGACCATGATCGGCTCGATGCCCATGTTTATGAGCCGGGTTATGGTGCTGGGCGCATCATTCGTATGGAGTGTGCTCAGCACGAGGTGGCCGGTGAGCGCCGCTTTCACCGCGATCTCGGCGGTCTCGAAGTCTCTGATCTCGCCGACCATGATGACGTCGGGGTCCTGCCGCAGGAAGGACCTCAGGGCTGCGGCAAAGGTGAGGCCGATGTCCTCGCGGATCTGGACCTGGTTGATACCGAAGAAGTTGTACTCCACCGGGTCCTCGGCAGTCATGATATTGACGCCCGGCTTGTTGAGCTGCGAGAGTGCGGAATAGAGGGTCGTTGTCTTGCCGCTGCCGGTAGGGCCGGTGACGAGCAGCATGCCGTAGGGCTTTTCGATCGCCTCCATGAAGTCCTGGAGCGGTCTCTCGTCGAAGCCCAGCATGGTGAGGTCGAGCTGGAGGTTCGATTTGTCGAGGAGCCGCAGCACGATCTTCTCCCCCCAGAGCGTCGGGAGCGTCGATACTCTGAAGTCGATCTCCCGGTCGTCGCCGAGCTTCAGCTTGATCCTGCCGTCCTGGGGGAGCCTCCGCTCAGAGATATCGAGGTGCGACATTATCTTTATCCGCGAGGTGAGGGCGTTCTTGATCTTGACCGGGAGCTTGAGCACCGGCTGCAGCACGCCGTCGGTCCTGTACCGCACCCTGAGCAGCGTCTCGGCGGGCTCGATATGGATATCGCTGGTGCGGGATTTTATCGCATTCATCAGGATGCCGTTGGCGAGCTGGACGATCGGCGCGTCCACCTCCTTCGGCGCATCCTTATCTTCCCGCTCTTCGACGATGGTAATGTCGTCGAGGGCGCTGCCGATGACCTTGTTGAGGTCCTCGATCTCCATTATGTCCTTGTCGCCGGCCTTGCCGCCCTTGAGGGATACCTTCGGGGCCTCTTTTTTGGGGTAGAACTTCTCGATCGCTTCCATAATGGCCGATTCCGCTGCCACATGGACGGATATCTTCATCCCCGTAAGGAACCGCACTTCGTCGACCGCGAAGTTGTTGGAGGGATCGACAACGGCGACGCGCAGCGCCGCACCGTCTTTCGATATGGGAATGAGCTGGTACTTCTTTGCCGTTTCATAAGGGACGAGCTTCAGCAGGGAGGTGTCTATCTTGTGGTCCGAAAGATTGATGGCCGGGGCGTTATACTGCCTGCTGAGGAAGGTGATGAGGCTCTCCTCGTTGATATGCCCGAGCTTGAGCAGGACCGAGCCGAGCCGTTTCCCTTCGAGCTTCTGGATGCGGACCGCCTCGTTGAGCTGTTCTTCGGAAATGAGTTTGGCTTTGAGTAATAACTGCCCTAATAAAGAGGTACCAACCGTCACCCCTTAAGATACTTGAAAGAAAAGCGGATTGTCAATTTATTGATACCCCGTCTCTGCGCCGTGGTTTCGGCGCCGGGGAATGGCTTGAACTGCAGCGGGGATGCTCCGGACGGTTCACTCAAGCAAGAGGCAATTTTCTCGATAAAGAGAGAGGGCCTTATGGCCTAACCCCAACACTGCTTTATGGAGCTGACGACCTGATAAGGCGGGATCACTGGAACAATCTATGAATGATTTCAAGGGGACTGTAGCAATAATGGGGGCAGGGGAGAGCGGTACGGCGCTCCTCTCGGTGCTGCTCAAGGAATCCGCACTTACGATTACCGGTGTTGCGGACCGGAATCCGCATGCCCCCGGGCTCCTGCTCGCCCGGGAAAGGGGCATCCCCGTCTATGGGGACCCGGGAGCGCTCCTCCAAACGGTTCCCGATATCGCGATCAACGCGACCTCGAGCGAGGAGGTGAGCGCGGAGCTTGCTGCTCGCAAAGCGCCCCGGACCGAGATCATGGAGAAGAGGAGCGCGCAGGTCTTCTGCGAGCTTCTTCAAAAGCGGCGGCAGGTGCAGGATGAGGTGCATGGGCTCCTTGCGGAGATGCAGGAGCTCTACCGCATCGGTGTTTCCCTCACCTCCGCAGGCAGGCTCGAAGAGGTGCTGGATACGCTCCTGGCCGAGGCGCTCAGCACCATCAACGCCCCTGCAGGAAGCATAGCGCTCTACGACGAGGCGAGTGATACGCTCACCCTGAAGGCCTTCCGGGGGTTCTCTCCCGACTTCGCGAAGGTGACCCGGTGGAAGCGGCGGCAGGGCGGCATGACCGACCATTTCCTCCGCAGACGGGTTCCGACGGCCATCCCCGATACCGGGCAGGTTCCTTTTATCGACAACCAGGTGCTCCATAACGAGCGGATCAAGAGTATCCTTGCCGTTCCCCTTTTTGCCTATGAGAAGATAACGGGCATCTTGTATATCGACGACTTCGAGGTGAGGCACTGGAAGCAGCGGGAGGTCGAGTTCCTTACGCTCCTGGGAACGCAGGCAGCCTATGCCATCGAGAAGTTCAGGCTCATCGATACCCTCTCCGAGACGCGTAACTACCTTAAAAGCGTGCTCGACAACTCCGCCGACATCATCATGACGACGAATGCCGAAGGGAGGATCGTCGAGTTCAATAACGGCGCTATACGGATCCTGGGCTACAGCAGGGAGGAGATGATCGGCAAGAGGGCTGACGAGCTCTGGGTGAGGCCCTGGGAGCGGGAGCGGACCCTCGAGCTTCTGGACAGGACGGACTACATCGCAAACTACGAGACGCAGCTGAAGACCAGGGACGGCAGGTGCATCGATATCAGTCTCACCCTCTCGGCCTTAAAGAGCAGCAGCGGCGAGCGTATCGGAACGGTCGGCATCAGCAAGGATATCACCGAGCGGAAGCGGCTCGAGCGCGCCCTTGAGGAGAGAAACATGGACCTCCAGGAGCTCAACGATAAGCTGGAAGAGCGGATACTCGATCGGACGCGGGACCTCGAACGGGCCAACAGCGAGCTCGATCGCTCCAACAGGCTGAAGAGCCAGTTCATAGCGACCATGAGCCACGAGCTGCGGACCCCGCTCAACTCCATCCTCGGCTTCTCGGAGCTGCTCATGGACGAGGTCTACGATCCCGTAACGGAACGACAGAAGCGGTACAT from Nitrospirota bacterium encodes the following:
- a CDS encoding PilT/PilU family type 4a pilus ATPase, which produces MAKLEEYLKLMIDRGASDLHVTTGSPPKLRIVKKLVPIEDCPPLTPDDTQSLCYSILTDLQKQKFEESSELDLSFGIKGLSRFRANIFRQRGAVAGAFRAIPFEIKTCRELGLPDTVEDFSRKPQGLVLVTGPAGTGKSTTMASIIDLINTEREAHIVTIEDPIEFLHNHKKCIINQREVNSDTASFRCALKNIMRQDPDIVFIGELHDVETIEAAITIAETGHLTLGTLHTNSAIQTIERIIDVFPPHQQEQMRVQLSSVLEGIISQRLISRMDGNGRVIALEVLIMTPAVRSLIREDKLHQIYSVMQAAQGRSGMQTMNQSLYELYTKGLISSDDAINCSPMPEVMMQILTKGPSGRASL
- the fdhD gene encoding formate dehydrogenase accessory sulfurtransferase FdhD codes for the protein MEGYLKRKILKNSGNAFEEKEDLIALERRLRVSVNGKEVLSLYCTPLMVRELVVGMFMTEDIIKGGWCTERMSIEYGEDVLVDIPAEGEASMDGAVITSGCIGGITFPKRLSLQKIEDTFRVAPERLKELFRRFQNASELYQMTGCMHSAALSDGQEIYCLAEDIGRHNAVDKIIGYAILEGIPFDGKIMLASGRLSSEIVSKCAKWGIPMVASRTSPTSLAVDIAEKSGVTVVGFIRADRFNIYTHPQRIAR
- a CDS encoding GAF domain-containing protein, with the protein product MFGQRDFDILNSIDDGVYYVASDRKIEYWNRGAEALTGYAPGDVRKKRCDEAIRYEDEAGSPIPAYEYPAVLCLQSGKPVVKNLVLVGRDDEKRFVEELASPVLKGGKVIGVLSLLRDNARVFPVVEARVRDQRRDRLIPICAWCKKIRTEEDTWNQIEKYLTNEGFGVFTHGVCPDCADKIFEKKIYLESYQKICKAISSSLSLSEVLNLIVTNAVKVMSVKACMLRLLNKETQTLEVAAHHGLSEKYIKKGPVDYDPSIYDALAGKAVSIYDISADPEARYRREAEEEGIRSILSIPVAFKKEVIGVLRMYTGEPVKYKSEDMKFMTAIAEQAAIAIMNARMFESTVSRAKEYLRVFEEVTKAVSSTLDLDEVLLLIVRKLPEVMHLRAATIRLLDTTRKKLELAAAHGLSDKYLSRGPVDTEENVREALQTRPVAIYDVTTDPGIHYQKEALEEGIKSMLTLPIVAKGSVIGVLRLLTDAPRQFSEEDISFSASLAEVCGTAIENARMYEQLKSRNA
- the pilB gene encoding type IV-A pilus assembly ATPase PilB: MTVGTSLLGQLLLKAKLISEEQLNEAVRIQKLEGKRLGSVLLKLGHINEESLITFLSRQYNAPAINLSDHKIDTSLLKLVPYETAKKYQLIPISKDGAALRVAVVDPSNNFAVDEVRFLTGMKISVHVAAESAIMEAIEKFYPKKEAPKVSLKGGKAGDKDIMEIEDLNKVIGSALDDITIVEEREDKDAPKEVDAPIVQLANGILMNAIKSRTSDIHIEPAETLLRVRYRTDGVLQPVLKLPVKIKNALTSRIKIMSHLDISERRLPQDGRIKLKLGDDREIDFRVSTLPTLWGEKIVLRLLDKSNLQLDLTMLGFDERPLQDFMEAIEKPYGMLLVTGPTGSGKTTTLYSALSQLNKPGVNIMTAEDPVEYNFFGINQVQIREDIGLTFAAALRSFLRQDPDVIMVGEIRDFETAEIAVKAALTGHLVLSTLHTNDAPSTITRLINMGIEPIMVSSSVILVVAQRLARKICPSCKEEQSISDTVLLKMGVSPEIIGQAKCYVGMGCAECNNTGYKGRIALYEIMPIKDELKELILQGASAAEVKREAVRLGMSTLRQSGIKKMLEGVTSIDEVLRVTFED